A portion of the Oxynema aestuarii AP17 genome contains these proteins:
- a CDS encoding PAS domain S-box protein — MNLDPGTETHDIWDGADPNELQQQLAREREKCRQLEQRLKETETQLGRFSFVDRDRSGFGIETSPSIYLKLDHKGIVVESQSFPEREPFLEIEGLKGKSIGDSLADRDRPSFTQCLQPQKRAGAPLKEWQGHFKQNNGNEVAVKAIVRPASRRHGGVELFIFPLILPESHPPIAFEGSPESGRDRVQRDIVEAALWENQHFIHQLAESSPAILYVFDLSECRYLYANAQMSAILGFTPDEFQSLDSTALVQRIHWKDRPGWIRKLDRLQHANDGEAIELEYRMATKTGEWQWLHSREMVFVRDRDGIPQQAIGTATDIGDRKRVETELEGYRIHLQKLVRERTARLIHLNEQLKLEIEERRDTEAKLRESERRYRLLAENATDMISTQTPDGVYTYTSPACEMLLGYKPEDLIGHAVYEFLHPDDVAGVRALQVNLLAVNVPGRISYRLRHRKGNYVWVETTSRAIRDRHTRKIIEIQAVSRNIQARKQTEAFLQENQERLASIAANVPGVVFRFAIDRDGRRTLPYVSAGLEELVGIPPNEMMADPAKIFECVHPEDRERAEKMLQFAARTRSRLKHELRVLMPDGRDKWVRVLSHVHTSEDTQAVIFDGLVLDVTLRKVAEQALEESEMTKRALIAAIPDALLQLQFDGTVVDYIPGADCQPWESPRAVIGKRIATLLPPKEARVYEAAIARALDSGTYQVFEYQVARHGQLHTYEARIAIVNQNRDRLLSIVREITGRKQAEASLRRQAEIIDRIHDSVICTDLDGYITSWNAGAEQIYGYCAEEIIGSHLSCLSPQQQQREFVEQVLGPLLEQDNYEVEVLRRMRSGEMIWVQLSLSLMRDRADNAIAIVDYSLNITDRVLAQAALRESEARFRALFDNLSVGILLVNLSGQAIVPNEAFCSFLGYDTSETIGMHFDRVTYPDDLDTDRDLFAELIAGHRSYYTLDKRYIRKTGEVVWGRIGVSLIRDSNGAPQSVSVVCEDITERKQAEEERDRFFNLSLDLLAIAGTDGYFKRVNPAVTNILGYSEAEFLSTPFIEFVHPDDRAETLAQLENNFKAGIPTLYLENRYRTKEGGYKWLVWNAVPVIETGLTYCVARDMTESKRALEELNRRELQYRTLAENTPDIIARFDRDMRHIYINPAIEIATGFSPEYFVGKTNRELGMSDEQIRHWEAVRNLVFETGKAQIDEFQFDSPEGIRYYQAILVPEYGDSDAESSQGRSIQTILSIARDITELKQAQESVQMAQARLQHLLTTSPAAIYSCKPQGNYARTFVSNNVTAMVGYDSSEFLAEPTFWRDRIHPDDRDAVMAQIRSLADTPEASLCDRRTQTLEYRFLDQQGRYRWIYDCLQLVSDEAGNPLEIVGSWVEISDRKQAEEALKYRIRLEQLIGDISTRFLNLGTEELDRSLERGLQALGEFIGVDRAYLFFLDEDGAAIDKIYEWCAENGCCSLGSLDGLPSPQLQFVRETVERERRGDATGETLRERLGDRNGRSPGVLPIVPLQIGGEIVGFLGCDSQAIAPTGRFANRSYSADEIDIMRLVGEILVTAIERCRFEQEEKRLIASLQERAAELARSNAELEQFAYVASHDLQEPLRMVSSYTQLFARRYSGELDEKAQKYIHYIVDGSNRMQQLIEDLLQYSRVGRRGEPFALVEGREIVDRALQNLQMAIKQSGAAIDYGELPQIKVDRIQTIQLFQNLLGNAIKYRGERSPQIRIDLEDRGDCWQFCITDNGIGIEPKYAERIFLIFQRLHTREEYSGTGIGLAICKRIVERHGGSIWVESELGRGARFYFTLSKNPG, encoded by the coding sequence ATGAATCTCGATCCGGGTACGGAGACTCATGATATTTGGGACGGTGCGGACCCCAACGAACTCCAGCAGCAACTTGCGCGCGAGCGGGAGAAATGTCGCCAACTGGAACAACGGTTAAAAGAAACCGAAACGCAGTTAGGGCGCTTCTCCTTTGTGGATCGCGACAGGAGCGGGTTTGGCATTGAAACGAGTCCTTCCATTTATTTAAAACTCGACCACAAAGGGATCGTGGTCGAATCGCAATCGTTCCCGGAACGAGAACCTTTTTTAGAAATTGAAGGGTTAAAGGGAAAGTCGATTGGGGACTCATTAGCCGATCGCGATCGCCCCAGCTTCACCCAATGTTTGCAGCCCCAAAAACGAGCGGGAGCGCCGTTAAAAGAGTGGCAGGGCCATTTCAAACAAAATAACGGCAATGAAGTCGCCGTTAAGGCGATCGTCCGTCCCGCCTCCCGTCGCCACGGGGGGGTGGAACTGTTTATTTTTCCGCTTATTTTGCCGGAAAGTCACCCGCCGATCGCCTTCGAGGGGAGTCCCGAATCTGGGCGAGATCGCGTGCAACGGGACATCGTCGAAGCGGCCCTGTGGGAAAACCAGCATTTTATTCACCAACTCGCCGAATCGAGTCCGGCGATTCTGTACGTCTTCGACTTGAGCGAATGCCGCTACCTGTACGCCAACGCCCAGATGAGCGCCATTCTCGGCTTTACACCGGACGAGTTTCAAAGTTTGGATTCTACGGCCCTGGTGCAACGGATTCATTGGAAAGATCGACCGGGGTGGATCCGCAAATTAGATCGGTTGCAACACGCCAACGATGGGGAAGCGATCGAACTGGAATATCGGATGGCGACCAAAACCGGAGAGTGGCAGTGGCTCCACAGCCGGGAAATGGTGTTTGTGCGCGATCGCGACGGGATCCCCCAACAGGCGATCGGGACCGCAACGGATATCGGCGATCGCAAACGAGTCGAAACCGAATTAGAAGGGTACCGCATCCACCTGCAAAAACTGGTGCGAGAACGGACGGCCCGGCTGATTCACCTCAACGAACAACTCAAACTCGAAATCGAAGAACGTCGCGACACCGAAGCGAAATTGCGCGAGAGCGAACGGCGCTACCGCCTGCTCGCCGAAAATGCCACGGACATGATTTCGACCCAAACCCCCGACGGAGTCTATACCTACACCTCTCCCGCCTGCGAGATGCTCTTAGGCTACAAGCCGGAAGACTTGATCGGTCACGCAGTGTACGAGTTCTTACATCCCGACGACGTGGCGGGAGTGCGCGCCTTGCAGGTCAACCTGCTGGCGGTCAACGTTCCCGGACGGATCTCCTACCGCCTCCGCCACCGCAAGGGGAATTATGTTTGGGTCGAAACGACCAGTCGGGCGATCCGCGATCGCCACACCCGAAAAATCATCGAAATTCAAGCGGTATCGCGCAATATCCAAGCGCGCAAGCAGACCGAAGCCTTCTTGCAAGAAAACCAAGAACGGCTCGCCAGTATCGCCGCCAACGTTCCCGGGGTAGTGTTTCGCTTCGCGATCGATCGCGACGGACGGCGCACCCTCCCCTACGTCAGCGCCGGACTGGAAGAACTCGTCGGCATCCCTCCCAACGAAATGATGGCCGATCCCGCCAAGATTTTCGAGTGCGTCCATCCCGAAGACCGGGAACGAGCGGAAAAAATGCTGCAGTTTGCCGCGCGCACGCGATCGCGACTCAAACACGAACTGCGCGTATTGATGCCGGACGGACGGGACAAGTGGGTGCGGGTCTTGAGCCACGTCCACACCAGCGAAGACACTCAGGCGGTGATTTTTGACGGGTTGGTGCTCGACGTGACCTTACGCAAAGTCGCCGAACAAGCGCTCGAAGAAAGCGAAATGACCAAACGCGCCCTGATTGCCGCCATTCCCGACGCCTTGTTGCAGTTGCAGTTTGACGGAACCGTGGTCGATTACATTCCCGGTGCGGACTGTCAGCCGTGGGAGTCGCCGAGGGCGGTCATTGGCAAGCGGATCGCTACCCTGCTGCCGCCGAAGGAAGCCCGGGTCTACGAAGCGGCGATCGCCCGGGCCCTCGATAGCGGAACCTATCAGGTGTTCGAGTATCAAGTCGCCCGCCACGGACAGTTACATACTTACGAAGCACGGATCGCGATCGTCAACCAAAACCGCGATCGCCTCCTGTCGATCGTGCGCGAGATTACCGGACGCAAACAAGCCGAAGCCTCCCTGCGCCGACAAGCAGAAATCATCGATCGCATTCACGATTCCGTGATCTGCACCGATCTCGACGGCTACATTACCAGTTGGAACGCCGGGGCCGAGCAGATTTACGGCTACTGCGCCGAGGAAATTATCGGATCCCATTTAAGCTGTCTGTCTCCCCAACAACAGCAACGGGAGTTTGTCGAACAGGTCCTCGGGCCGTTACTCGAACAGGACAATTACGAGGTAGAAGTCCTGCGACGGATGCGCTCCGGGGAAATGATTTGGGTGCAGCTTTCCCTCTCCCTGATGCGCGACCGGGCCGACAACGCGATCGCGATCGTCGATTATTCCCTTAACATTACCGATCGCGTCCTGGCTCAAGCGGCTTTGAGGGAGAGCGAAGCCCGCTTTCGCGCCTTGTTTGACAACCTCTCCGTGGGGATTCTCCTGGTCAATCTCTCCGGTCAGGCGATCGTCCCCAACGAAGCGTTCTGCTCGTTTCTCGGCTACGACACCAGCGAGACGATCGGAATGCATTTCGATCGGGTGACCTATCCCGACGACCTCGACACGGATCGGGACTTGTTCGCCGAATTAATTGCCGGACACCGGAGCTACTACACCCTCGACAAGCGCTATATCCGTAAAACTGGGGAGGTGGTCTGGGGTCGGATCGGGGTCTCGTTGATTCGCGACTCCAATGGCGCTCCCCAATCGGTGAGTGTGGTCTGCGAGGATATCACCGAACGCAAACAAGCCGAAGAAGAACGCGATCGCTTTTTCAATCTGTCTTTGGACTTACTGGCGATCGCCGGAACAGACGGTTACTTCAAACGGGTCAATCCCGCCGTCACCAACATTCTCGGCTATAGCGAAGCGGAATTTCTCTCGACCCCGTTTATCGAATTCGTCCACCCGGACGATCGCGCTGAGACCCTCGCCCAACTGGAGAACAATTTTAAAGCCGGGATTCCCACCCTGTACCTCGAAAATCGCTACCGCACTAAAGAAGGCGGCTATAAATGGCTCGTCTGGAATGCGGTTCCGGTCATAGAAACGGGCTTGACCTACTGCGTGGCGCGGGATATGACCGAATCGAAACGGGCTTTAGAAGAACTCAACCGACGGGAACTTCAATATCGGACCTTGGCGGAAAATACCCCGGATATTATCGCCCGCTTCGATCGCGACATGCGCCATATTTATATCAATCCGGCGATCGAAATCGCTACGGGATTCTCGCCAGAATACTTCGTCGGTAAAACCAACCGGGAATTGGGAATGTCCGACGAACAGATCCGTCATTGGGAAGCCGTCCGCAATCTCGTCTTTGAAACGGGAAAAGCGCAAATCGACGAGTTCCAATTCGACTCTCCCGAGGGGATTCGTTACTATCAGGCGATTTTGGTGCCGGAATACGGCGATTCCGACGCAGAAAGCTCCCAGGGGCGATCGATCCAAACGATTCTGAGTATTGCTCGCGACATTACCGAACTCAAACAGGCTCAAGAATCGGTGCAAATGGCTCAAGCGCGTTTGCAGCACTTGTTGACGACTTCTCCGGCGGCGATTTATAGCTGCAAACCTCAAGGAAATTACGCCCGAACCTTTGTCAGTAATAACGTGACGGCGATGGTCGGTTACGATTCGTCGGAGTTCCTCGCCGAGCCGACTTTTTGGCGCGATCGCATTCATCCCGACGATCGCGATGCGGTGATGGCTCAAATTCGCTCCCTCGCCGATACGCCGGAGGCGTCGCTTTGCGATCGCCGCACCCAAACCTTAGAGTATCGGTTTCTCGACCAACAGGGACGCTATCGCTGGATTTACGATTGTCTCCAACTGGTCTCGGACGAGGCGGGAAACCCGTTGGAAATCGTCGGGTCTTGGGTGGAAATCAGCGATCGCAAGCAAGCGGAGGAGGCGTTAAAATATCGGATTCGATTGGAACAGTTAATCGGCGATATTTCCACCCGCTTTCTCAATTTGGGTACCGAAGAACTCGATCGCAGTTTGGAACGGGGTTTGCAAGCCCTCGGCGAGTTTATCGGGGTCGATCGCGCTTACTTATTTTTCCTCGACGAGGACGGGGCGGCGATCGATAAAATTTACGAATGGTGCGCCGAAAACGGGTGTTGTTCTTTGGGTTCTTTGGACGGGTTACCATCGCCGCAGTTGCAGTTCGTGCGCGAGACAGTGGAACGGGAACGCAGGGGCGATGCTACTGGGGAGACGCTACGCGAACGCCTTGGAGACCGGAACGGGCGCTCGCCGGGGGTCTTGCCGATCGTTCCCTTGCAGATCGGTGGCGAAATCGTCGGCTTTCTCGGCTGCGATTCCCAAGCGATCGCGCCGACGGGGCGCTTCGCGAACCGCTCGTACTCGGCGGACGAGATCGATATCATGCGTCTGGTCGGCGAAATTTTGGTGACGGCGATCGAACGCTGTCGCTTCGAGCAAGAAGAAAAACGTCTGATTGCTTCTTTGCAAGAACGGGCGGCGGAATTGGCCCGCTCTAATGCCGAACTCGAACAATTTGCCTACGTCGCTTCTCACGACTTGCAAGAACCTTTGCGGATGGTCAGCAGTTATACCCAGTTGTTCGCACGGCGCTATAGCGGGGAACTCGACGAGAAGGCGCAAAAATATATTCATTACATTGTCGATGGTTCCAACCGGATGCAACAATTGATTGAAGATTTGTTGCAATATTCGCGGGTGGGACGGCGCGGGGAGCCGTTTGCTCTGGTGGAAGGGCGCGAAATTGTCGATCGCGCTTTGCAGAATTTGCAAATGGCGATTAAACAAAGTGGGGCGGCGATCGACTACGGCGAGTTACCCCAGATTAAGGTCGATCGCATTCAGACGATCCAGCTCTTTCAAAATTTGCTCGGCAATGCGATTAAATATCGGGGGGAACGATCGCCTCAAATCCGCATCGATCTCGAAGATCGGGGCGATTGTTGGCAGTTTTGCATCACCGATAACGGAATTGGGATCGAGCCGAAATATGCAGAGCGCATTTTCTTGATTTTCCAACGCCTGCACACTCGGGAAGAATATTCGGGAACGGGAATCGGTTTGGCGATTTGCAAGCGAATTGTGGAACGCCACGGCGGTTCGATCTGGGTCGAATCCGAACTCGGTCGGGGCGCCCGATTTTACTTCACCCTTTCTAAGAATCCCGGCTGA
- the queF gene encoding preQ(1) synthase encodes MTHSSTHSPSFSKSAEAGTETDAVKYGEREIAEGQLITFPNPRIGRRYTISITLPEFTCKCPFSGYPDFATISIHYIPDERVVELKSIKLYINSYRDRYISHEESINQILDDLIAACDPLEIDIEGDFNPRGNVHTVVKVHHEKASADPAPSPTS; translated from the coding sequence GTGACTCATTCTTCTACCCATTCCCCCAGCTTTTCCAAATCCGCCGAAGCCGGAACCGAGACCGACGCGGTTAAATATGGAGAGCGAGAGATTGCCGAAGGGCAGTTAATTACCTTCCCCAATCCTCGCATTGGCAGACGCTATACGATTTCGATAACATTACCCGAATTTACCTGCAAATGTCCGTTTTCCGGCTATCCCGACTTTGCCACGATTTCGATTCACTACATCCCGGACGAACGGGTGGTCGAGCTCAAATCGATCAAACTTTATATCAATAGTTACCGCGATCGGTACATCTCTCACGAAGAGTCGATCAACCAAATTCTCGACGACTTGATCGCCGCCTGCGACCCCTTAGAAATCGACATCGAAGGCGATTTCAATCCCCGAGGCAACGTTCACACCGTCGTCAAAGTCCATCACGAAAAAGCTAGCGCCGACCCGGCGCCATCCCCAACCTCATAG
- a CDS encoding PCP reductase family protein — protein MATSDFSDELIWTEDAKVKLKNIPYFARSQARKRIEQLAREQELETVTAELVERARSQFGQ, from the coding sequence ATGGCAACTTCTGATTTTAGCGACGAATTGATTTGGACCGAAGACGCCAAGGTCAAACTTAAAAATATTCCCTACTTTGCCCGATCGCAAGCCCGCAAACGCATCGAACAACTCGCTCGCGAACAAGAACTCGAAACCGTTACGGCGGAATTAGTCGAACGGGCGCGATCGCAGTTCGGCCAGTAA
- a CDS encoding hybrid sensor histidine kinase/response regulator, protein MNSETIKILLVEDNLGDADLLQEILEEATASEFEVTHTSYLRDAFDRLENQPFDAILLDLSLPDSQGLETLVKLQTKRPDFPIVVITGLNDEQLAVNAVRQGAQDYLVKGQLNGPVLIRSLRYAIERKIAEIATRKSLERERELRELKSRFVSMVSHELRNPLTTIVAAAQLLEQRHYQLSEEKKEDMYRRIRKSAGRMNQLLDDILMIWKTEATEQRFITSRVNLTDFCQAAIEEFREQLGDLKSVENSAEHQIVFNGDRHCRSFAEVDRTLLRQILTNLLSNAIKYSPDGGKIQFELACEEDRAVFEVKDCGIGIPESDLEKLFTAFHRGSNTQGISGTGLGLAIVKKSVELHGGTIAVESQEGIGTRFTVVLPLKVERVQTQAIGIQENS, encoded by the coding sequence ATGAACTCTGAAACGATTAAAATTCTCTTGGTTGAAGATAACTTGGGTGATGCCGATCTGCTCCAGGAGATTTTGGAAGAAGCAACCGCTTCGGAGTTTGAAGTGACTCATACGAGTTACTTGAGAGATGCTTTCGATCGTTTAGAAAACCAACCGTTCGATGCGATTTTATTGGACTTATCTCTACCGGACAGTCAAGGACTTGAAACTCTCGTCAAACTGCAAACCAAAAGACCCGATTTTCCGATTGTCGTGATTACGGGTCTCAATGACGAACAGTTGGCGGTCAATGCGGTTCGCCAAGGCGCTCAAGATTATTTGGTAAAAGGACAACTCAACGGTCCGGTTTTGATCCGCTCTTTGCGCTACGCGATCGAGCGTAAAATTGCAGAAATTGCCACTCGCAAATCTTTAGAACGGGAACGAGAACTACGAGAGTTAAAATCGCGCTTTGTCTCGATGGTCTCTCACGAGTTACGCAATCCCCTGACGACGATCGTCGCCGCCGCGCAATTGCTCGAACAGCGTCACTATCAACTCAGCGAAGAGAAAAAAGAAGATATGTATCGGCGCATTAGAAAGAGCGCCGGACGGATGAATCAATTGCTCGACGATATTTTAATGATTTGGAAAACCGAGGCGACGGAACAGCGATTTATTACCTCCCGAGTCAATTTGACCGATTTTTGTCAGGCGGCGATCGAAGAGTTTCGGGAACAACTCGGCGATCTTAAGTCGGTGGAAAACAGCGCGGAACATCAGATCGTCTTTAATGGCGATCGCCACTGCCGCAGTTTTGCGGAAGTGGATCGCACATTGTTGCGTCAAATCCTCACGAACTTGCTCTCAAATGCGATTAAATATTCTCCCGACGGGGGGAAGATTCAGTTCGAGTTAGCCTGTGAAGAGGATCGCGCGGTGTTTGAAGTGAAAGATTGCGGGATCGGCATTCCGGAAAGCGATTTAGAAAAATTATTTACCGCGTTTCATCGAGGCAGCAATACTCAGGGAATTTCGGGGACGGGTTTGGGCTTGGCGATCGTTAAAAAGTCGGTGGAACTGCACGGCGGGACGATCGCCGTGGAAAGCCAAGAGGGCATTGGCACGCGCTTTACGGTGGTGTTGCCTTTAAAAGTAGAAAGGGTACAAACTCAGGCGATCGGCATCCAAGAAAATTCATAA
- a CDS encoding RNA-guided endonuclease InsQ/TnpB family protein, whose protein sequence is MQVRVLSRVRGTQWYVVVTIESSVSVPDAPVHGRAIGIDLGLERFLTASDRSFQERPKFFKSMQRKLKLLQRRAARKQKGSQNWEKAQVEVARMHHRIANRRRDFHLKTAHQLCDRAQTIFAEDLNVKGLTRGMLRKDCVDAAFGQFLSLTEWVCWKRGVYFAKVNPNGTSQTCPNCFATVSKGLEVREHHCPECGYRTHRDRAAAEMVLHRGLENVVSQGLWGTETACQVGLSGVDDLDKWRGARIPNREVGKPAL, encoded by the coding sequence ATGCAGGTAAGGGTATTGTCGAGGGTGCGAGGAACACAATGGTATGTTGTCGTTACTATCGAATCGAGCGTATCAGTTCCCGATGCTCCAGTTCACGGTCGGGCGATTGGGATTGACCTGGGATTGGAGCGATTCTTGACCGCTTCCGATCGCTCTTTCCAAGAACGCCCTAAGTTTTTCAAGTCGATGCAACGCAAGCTGAAATTGCTGCAACGCAGAGCAGCACGAAAACAGAAGGGTTCTCAAAACTGGGAGAAGGCACAAGTCGAAGTGGCTAGAATGCACCATCGCATTGCGAACCGTCGCAGAGATTTCCATCTGAAAACGGCTCATCAGCTTTGCGACCGGGCGCAAACTATCTTTGCAGAAGATCTCAACGTCAAAGGCTTGACGCGAGGGATGTTGCGAAAAGATTGTGTTGATGCCGCCTTCGGACAATTCCTGTCTCTGACAGAATGGGTTTGCTGGAAGCGTGGGGTCTACTTTGCTAAAGTCAATCCCAACGGCACCAGTCAAACCTGCCCCAACTGTTTTGCTACGGTGAGCAAAGGGTTGGAAGTCAGAGAGCATCATTGTCCTGAGTGTGGGTATCGGACTCATCGTGACCGTGCTGCAGCAGAGATGGTTTTGCATCGTGGACTAGAGAATGTAGTATCCCAGGGACTCTGGGGAACGGAAACCGCCTGTCAAGTCGGTCTGTCGGGGGTCGATGACCTAGATAAGTGGCGTGGGGCCCGAATACCCAATCGTGAGGTTGGGAAGCCCGCGCTGTAA
- a CDS encoding cytochrome c biogenesis protein, which translates to MTSKESSTSGLSGLWSAPRRFLRTQILPILGDLRLAIALLLAIAVFSISGTVIEQGQPLGYYQANYPEDPALFGFLSWKVLVTVGLDHVYRTWWFLSLLVLFGMSLTACTFTHQFPALKAARSWKFYKQPRQYEKLALSAQIQSGSLDELQQILEKRRYRVFQEDNALYARKGLVGKIGPIVVHASMLVILAGSILGALSGFMAQEMVPSGETFQVRNIIDSGPFAGSQVPQDWSVRVNRFWIDYTPDGAIDQFYSDLSVLDGDGSEIEQKTIHVNEPLRYDGVTFYQTNWAIAGIRVQLNNSPILDLPMAQLDTGGAGRLWGSWIPTKPDLSEGVSVIARDLQGMLLLYGMDGKLLGSVRTGMSAQVNGVKLKVVELVGSTGLQIKADPGIPIVYLGFGLLMVGVVMSYFSHSQIWALEREGLFYLGGRTNRAQVSFEREVLEVLEQLDRPTPESDFSQLDPIAS; encoded by the coding sequence ATGACCTCTAAAGAGTCTTCTACCTCGGGACTGTCTGGCCTCTGGTCGGCTCCCCGACGTTTTTTAAGAACACAAATTTTACCCATTTTAGGGGATCTGCGCCTCGCGATCGCCCTGCTGCTGGCGATCGCCGTTTTCAGTATTTCCGGAACGGTCATCGAACAGGGTCAACCCCTGGGCTACTACCAAGCCAACTATCCCGAAGACCCGGCCCTGTTCGGCTTCCTCTCTTGGAAAGTCCTCGTCACCGTCGGACTCGACCACGTTTATCGAACCTGGTGGTTTCTCTCCCTGCTGGTGCTGTTCGGCATGAGTTTGACCGCCTGCACCTTCACCCACCAATTCCCGGCGCTCAAAGCGGCGCGCAGTTGGAAATTCTACAAACAGCCGCGCCAATACGAAAAACTCGCCCTGAGCGCCCAAATTCAAAGCGGTAGCCTCGACGAACTGCAACAGATTTTAGAAAAACGTCGCTATCGCGTCTTTCAAGAAGATAATGCCCTGTACGCCCGTAAAGGCTTAGTCGGTAAAATTGGGCCGATTGTCGTCCACGCCAGTATGCTCGTTATCCTCGCCGGATCGATTTTAGGCGCTTTGAGCGGCTTTATGGCTCAGGAAATGGTGCCCAGTGGCGAAACCTTCCAGGTGAGAAATATCATCGATTCGGGCCCGTTCGCCGGGTCGCAGGTGCCGCAAGATTGGTCCGTGCGGGTCAATCGCTTTTGGATCGACTATACCCCGGACGGGGCGATCGACCAATTTTATTCCGATTTGTCCGTTCTCGATGGCGACGGTAGCGAAATCGAACAAAAAACAATTCACGTCAACGAACCCCTCCGTTACGACGGGGTGACCTTCTATCAAACGAATTGGGCGATCGCCGGGATTAGAGTGCAGCTCAATAATAGCCCGATTTTAGACTTGCCGATGGCCCAACTCGATACCGGGGGTGCCGGACGACTCTGGGGAAGCTGGATTCCGACCAAGCCGGACTTGAGCGAAGGGGTTTCGGTGATTGCCCGGGATTTGCAGGGAATGCTCTTGCTCTACGGGATGGACGGTAAGTTACTCGGCAGCGTTCGCACCGGGATGTCGGCGCAAGTCAATGGGGTCAAGCTCAAGGTGGTCGAACTCGTCGGCAGTACGGGTTTGCAAATTAAAGCCGACCCGGGGATTCCAATTGTTTATTTGGGATTTGGCTTGCTGATGGTCGGGGTGGTGATGAGTTACTTTTCTCATTCCCAGATTTGGGCTCTCGAACGGGAAGGCTTATTTTATCTGGGGGGCAGAACGAACCGCGCTCAGGTGAGTTTCGAGCGGGAAGTCTTGGAAGTGCTAGAACAACTCGATCGCCCCACCCCGGAATCGGACTTTTCTCAACTCGACCCGATCGCCTCTTAA
- a CDS encoding RNA-guided endonuclease InsQ/TnpB family protein, whose protein sequence is MLTINYTYRIYPNVVQQTELRSWLETCTGVYNYALRELKDWIASRKCQVDRCSLEKEYIIPADEAFPSYHRQQNNLPKAKKQFPHLGKVHSQVLQTTIRRLHDTWEAFVKRGHGFPRFKKFGQFKSFLFPQFKNNPINGFTIKLPKIGEVPINLHPPFAPLSKGGWGDAGKGIVEGARNTMVCCRYYRIERISSRCSSSRSGDWD, encoded by the coding sequence ATGCTGACCATAAACTACACCTACCGAATCTATCCAAATGTCGTACAGCAGACTGAACTGCGATCGTGGCTTGAGACGTGCACAGGCGTATATAACTACGCGTTGCGCGAACTCAAAGACTGGATTGCTTCGCGTAAGTGTCAGGTAGACCGATGCTCGCTGGAAAAGGAATACATCATTCCCGCCGATGAGGCATTTCCGTCCTACCACCGTCAGCAGAACAACCTGCCCAAAGCGAAGAAGCAATTCCCGCATCTGGGTAAAGTACATTCTCAGGTGTTGCAGACCACGATTCGCAGACTGCACGATACCTGGGAAGCCTTTGTGAAACGGGGACATGGATTCCCGCGTTTCAAAAAGTTCGGTCAATTCAAATCCTTTCTATTTCCCCAATTCAAGAACAATCCCATCAATGGCTTCACAATCAAGTTGCCAAAAATTGGGGAAGTACCCATCAACCTGCATCCCCCCTTCGCCCCCCTTTCAAAGGGGGGTTGGGGGGATGCAGGTAAGGGTATTGTCGAGGGTGCGAGGAACACAATGGTATGTTGTCGTTACTATCGAATCGAGCGTATCAGTTCCCGATGCTCCAGTTCACGGTCGGGCGATTGGGATTGA
- a CDS encoding cytochrome c biogenesis protein CcdA has translation MLETVQTQLYRLQTFADALVSSQLDRLTWLGVGIIFFAGLLTSLTPCMLSMLPLTVGYIGGYETKSRLHAAAQSTWFSLGLATTLAALGIVAAFLGRVYGQIGIGLPIAVSIVAILMGLHLLEALPIPLPSFDGMEFIPNDLPDGARSYLLGLTFGLVASPCSTPVLATLLAWVASTQNLLLGAVLLLAYAAGYVAPLIVAGTFTASLKKLLSARRWSAWITPASGVLLVGFGVFSLIFRLLPAV, from the coding sequence ATGCTCGAAACCGTTCAAACTCAACTGTATCGCCTGCAAACCTTCGCCGATGCCCTCGTCTCCAGTCAACTCGATCGCCTGACCTGGCTCGGGGTCGGAATTATCTTTTTCGCCGGATTGCTCACGAGCTTGACGCCGTGCATGTTGTCCATGCTCCCCCTCACCGTCGGCTATATCGGCGGGTACGAAACCAAAAGCCGCCTGCACGCCGCCGCTCAATCGACCTGGTTCTCCCTCGGATTAGCCACTACCCTCGCCGCACTCGGGATCGTGGCTGCGTTCCTCGGTCGCGTTTACGGCCAAATTGGCATCGGTTTGCCGATTGCCGTCAGTATTGTCGCTATCCTGATGGGCCTGCACCTCTTAGAAGCCCTTCCCATTCCCCTTCCCTCCTTTGACGGGATGGAATTCATTCCCAACGACCTCCCCGACGGTGCCCGCTCCTACTTACTCGGGCTGACCTTCGGTTTGGTCGCCTCTCCGTGCAGTACCCCCGTGTTAGCCACCTTGCTCGCTTGGGTGGCGTCCACGCAAAATTTGCTCTTAGGGGCCGTTCTCCTGCTCGCCTACGCGGCGGGTTACGTCGCCCCCCTGATTGTCGCCGGAACCTTTACCGCCTCTCTCAAAAAACTGCTCTCGGCCCGTCGCTGGTCCGCTTGGATTACCCCCGCCAGTGGGGTTTTACTCGTCGGGTTCGGCGTCTTTTCCCTGATCTTCCGCCTGCTTCCGGCGGTGTAA